The following is a genomic window from Liolophura sinensis isolate JHLJ2023 chromosome 10, CUHK_Ljap_v2, whole genome shotgun sequence.
GACACATGATTTGGGCGTCTACGAGCTATATGCGAATGAAGAAGATAACCTTATATGGGCTACTCGGTTTGACTTTAGTGAGTTGTGTGCTGTACGTTTGTATTAGTAGGCACATTTCCCAAGACGAAACCGTCTTACAATTTCTGAAGAGAAAATTTTCGTCCTTTCGTGAGATGGATTGGACGAAGATAGAAGACGGTCAGACAAAGAGCAAATACTCATGGACAGAGCACTGTAACAGATGCTTTGCTCCCTGGCTGAGGTACGAGACTGGGCCATCTCATGTGTGTAGGAACGTTGCTTGGCCATCGCCCGGAAAATTGGAGAATACCGCATTAGTCGATGTTCTAGTACTTGTGTCCTCAGCCTCTGGGAACCAGGCGCAACGCCAGGGCATCAGAGACACCTGGGGCAGGGCCAGTAAAAACAACACATCTAATGTGAGGGTAGTGTTTGTCCTGGGTCAGAGCTATAGCCCTGATATTAACCACGATATACATAGAGAAACAGAAGAGTTCTGTGATATAGTACAAGGGAATTTTAGGGATTCTTACGACAATCTGACTTTCAGCACCATAACGGCTGTAAAATACGCTGTGGAAATGTGTTCTAAAGCCAGATTTGTTCTTAAGACGGATGACGACGTCTGGCTTAACGTACCAGGGCTGTTAGATCTTCTAAACAGGCTGGACCTGACAAATACGCTTGGTGGGCACTGTTACCGTGGCGAATATCCACGACGGATTAATCGACATTCCAAATGGTTCATGTCTGATCAGGAATACCCTCGTGACGTCTATCCGGACTACTGCGCAGGCGTTGGTTACGTCATGCCGATGGACGTGGTGCGTGGCATTTACCATGTGTCTCAAGATACCCCATTTTTCCGGATAGAAGATGTGTTTATCGGCTTATGTGCGGAGAAAATGGCATATCGCGTGCGCCAGCTGCCAGGGTTTTATACCCACAGACCCAGTGTGGACATGTGCGAGATGAAAATGAGCCACGTGATCACAAGTCATTCGTGGACTGTCAGTGAAATGCGAACACTATGGACAGACGCTTCAGACTGTTCCTGCCCATCATATTGCAGGCAGATGTGGCTTTTCTTGTATTGTATGGCTCTCTATTGTATTCTAGCTGCAATTTTCTTTCACAGTCGACAGTCCAATCCAAGCTCAAAACGGGTAACTCCATTTTGGTCACATGTTTCAAGGTCAAGAAACAATGGGACCAATGAAACAAACGTTTCCTGAACCCTCCTGTGGTTCTCACACAGCACAGACTCTAGTCTCTACTCCACCGTGGCACTCCTTTATACCAACAGTAGAAGTAGTGATGCTGCCCAATTCAAATTAGACATGGCGCCTATATTACATCATTCTAGTCATACACTGATAAAACTAGTTTAAGGCAAAAACAAAGTTATTGTTGAAAGATTTAAGATGGTAAGGCTGTCAAAGAGCTCGTCCATATATGTAAAAGACACATAGTGCAAAGTTCAGCTCGTTAATtcgtaaagtacatgtactttaactaACAAAAAATCCAGTTGTAAAGATTATGAATTTATAACAGTGGCTACTAAAACACACGCATGGCCCCATGAACAATCGAACGTCTCTCACGGCGttgtgctttatatatatatgtaaaaactttgctcaatacatgcagtacagtTATTGGATATGCCACCCTTCTCACTGATTCTGATTTAGATATGAACCGTATAAAAAGTTGCAAATGTAGACAAAGCAGATATAGAAGTGATATGGAAATGTGAAAGAAATTAGAACTCCTGGGAGATCTGTAAAATGCAATCGGCATGATGGGTATGGTATCGTATGAAACATTACTCAACGCATCAGTAAGTGAAGAGACACATTTACCAGTAAGTGAAGAGACACACTTACCAGTAAGTGAAGGGACACACTTATTAGCATCAGTAATATACAGATGCAGTACAAACTAAATTCTAACCAgcagtatattaaaaaaacgAAAACACTTGCTTATGTCATGTTCAATATGTTGTGCCATACGGACGAGTTGCCATAATGAGTCATATTAACAACTGATGTGAGCTCTGTCGCTCCATATGAAGatcaaatacaaaaagaaacagactTCCAATTTTCGTCAACTTCTTATTTTGGATTCGCCACAACGATGATTTAATTAGTTAAAGGAAAGTAACCCCAAAAACTCCTATCCATCCCCATCCATGTGtagttaaataaaaatgttttgcaataatactaaacatatttttaaatttaaaagaatgtaATTAAGATGACAGTTGACTTGTTAGTGTTGTTCTTGAAGGGTGGGAAAAGATTGTTTATCTTTGAGAGCACAAGACAGATACTCTAACTGATTTTTGGTGTGGCTGGTTGCGCTACCAT
Proteins encoded in this region:
- the LOC135477183 gene encoding beta-1,3-galactosyltransferase 5-like; translated protein: MDWTKIEDGQTKSKYSWTEHCNRCFAPWLRYETGPSHVCRNVAWPSPGKLENTALVDVLVLVSSASGNQAQRQGIRDTWGRASKNNTSNVRVVFVLGQSYSPDINHDIHRETEEFCDIVQGNFRDSYDNLTFSTITAVKYAVEMCSKARFVLKTDDDVWLNVPGLLDLLNRLDLTNTLGGHCYRGEYPRRINRHSKWFMSDQEYPRDVYPDYCAGVGYVMPMDVVRGIYHVSQDTPFFRIEDVFIGLCAEKMAYRVRQLPGFYTHRPSVDMCEMKMSHVITSHSWTVSEMRTLWTDASDCSCPSYCRQMWLFLYCMALYCILAAIFFHSRQSNPSSKRVTPFWSHVSRSRNNGTNETNVS